The Rhodopirellula bahusiensis genome has a window encoding:
- a CDS encoding tetratricopeptide repeat protein: MPTLAEILQQSWQVHQSGNVDAAMQMYRGVLRQVPNSADAWVYLGIAQFDKRDFTGAVDSYQKAIDLRSNFPIAWNNLGNAFRMLGEVDQAEASFAKAMELQPGYLSAIKNRGTLWIWNGEIERGLKWYEEGLAIQPDNAELHRNLGVISLLLGDYDRGWNEYRWRWRMPGVGRPAITDHVRSAGGHVPVWSGQPLNGKTVLIYPEQGLGDAIHFLRVAAALAQNGARVMVVCPPKMIPLFSSAVGPSGLGIERLIPDIDAQSGLMSLPAGVEIDYQGSFLEVLDGLYQRDGKLYDGADLFQQNESGHCAGYLSVPDSTVHYWANFLEPLKQPGKKLIGLNWQGNPEHHADVYRSVALETFRPLIEMPNVESISLQFGHGSEQLEQSDLGSSIHRLPNDIDQSGGQFVDTAAVLCNLDALVTTDTAIAHLAGSLGVRTILLLGKVPDWRWLRSGETTVWYPSVEIVRQTELGDWKPCVETVLSKLA; encoded by the coding sequence ATGCCAACCTTGGCCGAGATCTTGCAGCAAAGCTGGCAAGTTCATCAATCGGGTAACGTGGACGCCGCGATGCAAATGTATCGCGGCGTTTTGCGTCAGGTACCCAACTCCGCTGATGCCTGGGTCTACCTGGGCATCGCTCAGTTCGACAAACGAGATTTCACCGGAGCGGTGGACTCGTACCAAAAAGCGATCGATCTTCGTTCCAACTTCCCGATCGCGTGGAACAACCTTGGCAACGCTTTTCGAATGCTCGGCGAGGTCGATCAAGCCGAGGCAAGCTTCGCCAAAGCGATGGAGCTTCAACCAGGCTATCTTTCTGCGATCAAGAATCGCGGCACGCTTTGGATCTGGAACGGCGAAATCGAACGTGGTCTGAAGTGGTACGAAGAAGGACTCGCGATCCAGCCCGACAATGCCGAACTGCACCGCAACCTCGGTGTGATTTCGCTATTGCTGGGTGATTACGACCGTGGTTGGAATGAATACCGGTGGCGTTGGCGAATGCCCGGCGTCGGTCGTCCCGCGATCACGGATCACGTGCGTTCCGCGGGTGGACATGTGCCGGTTTGGTCCGGCCAACCACTCAATGGCAAAACCGTTTTGATCTATCCCGAACAGGGACTCGGTGATGCGATTCACTTCCTGCGTGTCGCTGCGGCACTCGCTCAGAATGGTGCTCGCGTGATGGTCGTCTGCCCACCAAAGATGATCCCGCTGTTTTCCTCCGCCGTCGGTCCATCGGGTTTGGGAATCGAACGTTTGATCCCAGATATCGACGCTCAATCCGGGCTGATGAGTTTGCCCGCGGGTGTCGAGATCGATTACCAGGGATCGTTCCTCGAGGTTCTCGACGGTTTGTATCAACGCGATGGCAAACTGTACGACGGGGCTGACTTGTTTCAGCAGAATGAATCGGGCCACTGTGCAGGCTACTTGAGCGTTCCTGATTCGACCGTCCACTACTGGGCAAACTTCCTGGAACCACTGAAGCAACCTGGCAAGAAGCTGATCGGGCTCAACTGGCAGGGAAATCCCGAACACCATGCCGACGTGTATCGCAGCGTTGCTCTGGAAACGTTTCGTCCGCTGATCGAAATGCCAAACGTGGAATCGATCAGCCTGCAATTTGGCCATGGCTCAGAACAACTCGAGCAAAGCGATTTGGGAAGTTCGATCCACCGATTGCCCAACGACATCGATCAATCGGGTGGACAATTTGTGGATACCGCGGCTGTGCTGTGCAACTTGGACGCGTTGGTCACCACCGATACAGCCATTGCCCACTTGGCGGGATCCCTTGGTGTACGCACGATACTGCTGCTGGGCAAAGTCCCCGATTGGCGTTGGCTCCGATCGGGGGAGACGACCGTTTGGTACCCCAGCGTTGAAATCGTTCGCCAAACCGAGCTCGGGGATTGGAAACCGTGCGTTGAAACGGTCCTTTCCAAACTCGCATGA
- a CDS encoding DinB family protein, producing MSQTPPTSAKPLPELSDAIRMFEAARGQIEFARQYTLELLQATPMDRWFEIPPGGVSHVAWQVGHLAVSQYGLLMFRMRGRRPEDLDLIKGRFRKTYGRGGKPPESSEGQPTAEELLDKLNRIHALASAELDELDPAELLVEIDMPYAVYPCKLGAVLFCPIHEGLHAGQIGVLRRGLGLESVR from the coding sequence ATGAGCCAGACACCTCCCACTTCCGCCAAGCCGCTGCCAGAATTGTCCGACGCGATTCGGATGTTCGAGGCCGCGCGTGGCCAAATTGAATTCGCGCGTCAGTACACCCTGGAACTCCTTCAAGCGACTCCGATGGACCGCTGGTTCGAGATCCCACCCGGCGGCGTGTCCCATGTGGCTTGGCAAGTCGGCCACCTTGCGGTCAGCCAATACGGTTTGCTGATGTTCCGGATGCGAGGCCGTCGTCCGGAAGATTTGGATTTGATCAAAGGCCGGTTTCGCAAAACCTACGGTCGTGGCGGCAAGCCACCTGAATCGAGCGAAGGACAACCAACCGCGGAAGAGTTGCTGGACAAACTCAATCGCATCCACGCGCTGGCGTCCGCGGAACTGGACGAACTGGATCCCGCCGAGTTGTTGGTCGAGATCGATATGCCGTACGCGGTGTACCCCTGCAAATTGGGCGCGGTGCTGTTCTGCCCTATTCACGAAGGTTTGCACGCCGGTCAGATCGGCGTGTTGCGACGTGGGCTCGGCCTGGAATCTGTTCGCTAG
- a CDS encoding serine/threonine protein kinase → MPRSRLGPLAIESPLGPDPAARDARVWRAVHIKMRKAVAVRVFQMPFGGTQESRQAFAEEWDRLKRLDHPAIVKCYGGGFEESEAYLAHELVDGSTLAEEIQRRGRLPWESVLELAEPLIDALMYLHDRDIVHGRITPDKVIIAGLSPVLIDIRDVDGTPPFRSGPYHFSRPPSIDQMMRSAPEAPTQNDPVTARTDLYLFGALLYEALTGAPPITGSTVQEVTSNLKYQSPTSVASTVMECPVWMDRLVMQLLNKDPGQRPVSAAAVKLQLAEVRKRAMSRSGVAEHASSGFSPLSVTDDADRKEARKLLGRKEVAAEVDAIPDATPWHDQALVLLPILALLIGILVWIAWPMNESKMRNEAEELLAQDTRSSMSQARISYLEPMLAQFPEGEHSEWAAEQIDRVRMVEAEHALTVKMNRNLPLKNEAERLVAEAMRFETFGDNATAVDKYQSMITVLGDEEQYKPLVNLARSRIAQISQADTDRTEAARIITDRLKEADRMFVEGRTIAARKIWYSIEELYGSNAAVEPLVATAQNRLAETSAGSSVDQLP, encoded by the coding sequence ATGCCTCGCAGTCGTCTCGGTCCGCTCGCCATTGAATCCCCGCTGGGTCCCGACCCAGCGGCGAGGGACGCGCGTGTTTGGCGTGCCGTGCACATCAAAATGCGAAAAGCGGTGGCCGTTCGCGTCTTTCAAATGCCGTTCGGCGGAACACAGGAATCGCGACAAGCGTTCGCGGAAGAATGGGATCGCCTGAAACGGCTTGATCATCCGGCAATCGTCAAATGCTATGGCGGCGGTTTCGAAGAATCGGAAGCCTACCTGGCTCATGAATTGGTCGACGGATCCACTTTGGCGGAAGAGATCCAGCGACGCGGCCGACTGCCGTGGGAGTCGGTTTTGGAATTGGCCGAACCCTTGATCGATGCATTGATGTATCTGCATGATCGCGACATCGTTCACGGTCGGATCACCCCTGACAAAGTCATCATTGCTGGGTTGAGTCCCGTACTGATCGACATTCGCGACGTTGACGGAACGCCTCCATTTCGAAGTGGCCCCTACCATTTTTCGCGGCCGCCTTCGATCGACCAAATGATGCGTTCGGCACCCGAAGCCCCCACGCAAAACGATCCGGTGACGGCCCGTACAGATCTCTATCTGTTTGGTGCGTTGTTGTACGAAGCGCTCACGGGTGCTCCGCCGATCACGGGATCCACCGTTCAAGAAGTCACCAGCAACCTGAAGTATCAATCACCAACTTCGGTGGCGTCCACCGTGATGGAATGTCCGGTGTGGATGGATCGGCTGGTGATGCAGTTGCTCAACAAAGATCCTGGCCAACGCCCGGTGTCCGCCGCCGCGGTGAAACTGCAGTTGGCCGAGGTTCGCAAGCGCGCCATGTCTCGCAGTGGAGTCGCCGAACATGCCTCCAGTGGTTTCAGCCCGTTGTCGGTGACCGACGACGCGGATCGCAAGGAAGCACGCAAGCTGTTGGGGCGGAAAGAAGTCGCCGCCGAAGTCGATGCGATTCCAGATGCGACACCGTGGCACGATCAAGCGTTGGTGTTGCTGCCGATTCTGGCCCTGTTGATTGGCATCCTGGTGTGGATTGCTTGGCCAATGAACGAATCCAAAATGCGAAACGAGGCGGAAGAACTGCTTGCCCAAGACACTCGCTCGTCCATGTCTCAAGCTCGTATCAGCTACCTCGAACCCATGTTGGCTCAGTTCCCTGAGGGAGAACACTCAGAATGGGCCGCCGAACAAATTGACCGTGTGCGGATGGTGGAGGCGGAGCACGCATTGACGGTCAAGATGAATCGAAACCTGCCACTCAAAAACGAAGCCGAACGTCTCGTCGCTGAAGCCATGCGGTTCGAAACATTCGGCGACAATGCAACCGCAGTCGACAAGTATCAGTCGATGATCACGGTGCTCGGTGACGAAGAACAGTACAAACCGCTGGTCAATCTCGCCCGCAGCCGCATCGCACAAATCTCGCAGGCAGACACCGACCGAACCGAAGCCGCCCGGATCATCACGGACCGCTTGAAAGAAGCCGATCGAATGTTCGTTGAAGGACGGACGATCGCGGCACGCAAAATTTGGTACAGCATCGAAGAATTGTACGGGTCCAATGCGGCGGTCGAACCGCTCGTTGCCACCGCGCAAAACCGATTGGCGGAAACCTCCGCCGGTTCCTCTGTCGACCAACTTCCTTAG
- the uppS gene encoding polyprenyl diphosphate synthase has translation MTSVPLLSMNLPRHVAIIMDGNGRWAQARDLPRIEGHRRGVTTVRTVTEMASELKLDALTLYCLSSENWKRPQAELDFLMHLLQQYLVEERRTIRDQNMRLRFIGRRDRLSDEVLKEIAKTQAVSENNTGTELVLAVDYGGRDELTRMTRQIAQQVRDGERSIDEITESLVDESLDTAGLPEVDLMIRTGGDIRISNYLLWQISYAELHFTPKCWPEFEREDFQAALDEFASRQRRFGGLNVGA, from the coding sequence ATGACTTCTGTTCCACTTCTCAGCATGAATCTTCCACGTCACGTCGCGATCATCATGGACGGCAATGGCCGTTGGGCCCAAGCACGCGATTTACCTCGCATCGAAGGCCACCGACGAGGCGTCACGACGGTGCGAACGGTCACGGAAATGGCCAGCGAACTGAAACTCGACGCACTGACGTTGTATTGCCTCTCGAGTGAGAACTGGAAACGGCCGCAGGCTGAACTTGACTTCTTGATGCACCTGCTGCAGCAGTATCTCGTTGAGGAACGACGAACCATTCGCGATCAGAATATGCGATTGCGTTTCATCGGAAGACGCGACCGGCTGAGCGATGAAGTCCTGAAAGAAATTGCGAAAACGCAGGCGGTGAGCGAGAACAACACCGGCACGGAACTGGTCCTGGCCGTCGACTACGGCGGACGCGACGAATTGACTCGAATGACTCGGCAAATCGCCCAGCAGGTTCGAGACGGTGAGCGATCAATCGATGAGATCACTGAATCTCTGGTGGACGAGTCGTTGGACACGGCGGGGCTGCCTGAAGTCGATTTGATGATTCGAACGGGCGGGGACATTCGCATCAGCAACTATCTGCTTTGGCAAATCAGCTATGCCGAGCTGCACTTCACGCCCAAATGCTGGCCGGAATTCGAGCGAGAAGACTTTCAAGCGGCATTGGATGAGTTTGCCAGCCGACAGCGTCGCTTTGGTGGGCTAAACGTGGGAGCCTGA
- a CDS encoding protein kinase domain-containing protein: MKLLIADDNPVWRNLISAAVENWGYRIELASDGNEAYELLQSDDPPRLALLDWLMPGMEGVEICRRIKQDPENPFTYIILLTSRDRDEDMIQGLDAGADDYLTKPIVAPLLKSRLTAARRIIEAVPPMKWTKPQIEGFDVEHLIGRGAFATVWKGVHRPSGKPAAIKIIRADLATDLVFERFAREIQVMRKMDHPGIATIYASHLERDLAYYAMELIDGESLANYIATESPRATRIIEMMALVCDALQHAHDHGVIHRDVKPSNIMVGSDGQPKLVDFGLSKSMFRTKSPVSASSTHDGAVLGTPLYMSPEQARGDASSVDHRSDLYAVGTMLYLFLLREHPHGALSLSREETIDAIANTDPQPATEINPKFNPKLESILSRCLSDDPEERPQSAGQLAQELRGFLNDRAASRIQNL, from the coding sequence ATGAAATTGCTCATCGCTGACGACAATCCGGTTTGGCGAAATCTGATTTCGGCTGCAGTCGAAAACTGGGGCTACCGAATCGAACTGGCATCCGATGGCAATGAAGCCTACGAGCTTCTGCAATCCGACGACCCACCTCGGTTGGCGTTGCTCGATTGGTTGATGCCCGGCATGGAAGGAGTCGAAATTTGTCGCCGGATCAAACAGGATCCGGAGAACCCGTTCACCTACATCATTCTTTTGACCAGTCGCGATCGCGACGAAGACATGATCCAGGGTTTGGATGCGGGTGCGGACGATTACTTGACCAAACCGATAGTCGCACCGCTGCTGAAAAGTCGCTTGACCGCAGCGCGACGAATCATCGAAGCCGTGCCGCCGATGAAATGGACGAAACCTCAAATCGAAGGTTTCGACGTCGAACATTTGATCGGGCGAGGTGCCTTCGCAACTGTCTGGAAAGGTGTGCATCGTCCGTCTGGCAAACCGGCCGCAATCAAAATCATTCGTGCGGATCTCGCGACCGACTTGGTTTTTGAGCGATTTGCACGCGAAATCCAAGTGATGCGGAAGATGGACCATCCGGGCATCGCGACGATCTACGCCAGTCACTTGGAACGCGACTTGGCGTACTACGCGATGGAATTGATCGACGGCGAATCTCTGGCGAACTATATCGCAACGGAATCACCACGAGCGACTCGCATCATTGAAATGATGGCATTGGTTTGCGATGCTTTGCAACACGCTCATGATCACGGCGTGATCCATCGTGACGTCAAACCATCCAACATCATGGTAGGTTCCGATGGGCAACCCAAACTGGTCGACTTTGGGTTGAGCAAATCCATGTTCCGAACAAAGTCACCCGTGTCAGCCAGCAGCACCCACGATGGGGCGGTCCTGGGAACACCGCTCTATATGTCGCCGGAACAAGCCCGCGGTGACGCTAGCAGCGTGGACCATCGGTCGGACCTTTACGCGGTTGGGACGATGCTCTATCTGTTTCTACTGCGTGAACACCCGCACGGGGCGTTGTCGCTCAGCCGTGAAGAAACCATTGACGCGATTGCCAACACGGATCCGCAACCCGCGACCGAAATCAATCCCAAGTTCAACCCGAAACTCGAATCCATTCTGTCTCGATGCCTGTCCGACGATCCCGAAGAGCGACCGCAATCCGCGGGACAACTGGCTCAAGAACTTCGCGGCTTCCTCAACGATCGCGCCGCCTCGCGAATCCAGAATCTTTGA
- a CDS encoding sigma-70 family RNA polymerase sigma factor, with protein sequence MFDPMMDDFDDVSAQSTDVVTGGFRKLPVDDSEDDNAVSVADAPEGEVQLDSPDELIALDESETWSDDPVRMYLTQMGEIPLLTRRQEIELAKRIEETRRRFRTKLLENHYVLVEAYKTLKKVYRGQLPFDRTVQVSVTDRLEKEQIIGRLPHNLKTLQTLLNRNRHDWKVAMSKSAPARRRAEAWRALARRRRRAVRLVEELGLRTQRIETRIGLLEKFSRRLDEIDELVRQQKRTKHGREVREQLLHERRQILTACQETPTSLRNRVKMLGSVYSDYQQAKRELSEGNLRLVVSIAKKYRNRGLSFLDLIQEGNAGLMRAVDKFEYRRGFKFCTYATWWIRQAITRAVADQSRTIRIPVHMVETMSRVRNVARQLLQELGREPSIEETARRADVTIEEARRVLTMSRFPISLDRPVGNSEDSQFGDLLPDGTAESPQIGATQEMLRQRITGVLKSLSYREREIIKLRYGLGDGYSYTLEEVGHIFKVTRERIRQIEAKAVRKLQQPSRSQDLVGFLD encoded by the coding sequence TTGTTTGATCCGATGATGGATGATTTCGACGACGTTTCAGCACAAAGCACTGACGTGGTCACAGGAGGATTCCGCAAGTTACCAGTCGACGACAGCGAAGACGACAACGCGGTCAGCGTTGCCGATGCGCCCGAAGGCGAAGTCCAATTGGACAGCCCGGACGAACTGATTGCACTCGATGAGTCGGAAACTTGGTCGGACGACCCTGTTCGAATGTACCTGACGCAAATGGGCGAGATCCCTTTGCTGACGCGTCGTCAAGAAATCGAGTTAGCCAAACGTATCGAAGAAACTCGCCGCCGCTTCCGCACGAAGCTGCTCGAGAACCACTACGTATTGGTCGAAGCCTACAAGACGTTGAAGAAGGTTTACCGCGGCCAACTGCCGTTCGACCGAACCGTTCAGGTCAGCGTGACCGACCGTTTGGAAAAAGAACAGATCATTGGTCGTTTGCCACACAACCTGAAAACCCTTCAAACGCTGCTCAACCGCAACCGTCACGACTGGAAAGTCGCGATGAGCAAGAGTGCACCCGCCCGCCGTCGTGCGGAAGCTTGGCGTGCACTGGCTCGTCGCCGTCGTCGTGCGGTTCGTTTGGTCGAGGAACTCGGTCTGCGTACACAACGCATCGAAACCCGAATTGGCTTGCTAGAGAAATTCTCTCGCCGATTGGACGAAATCGATGAGTTGGTGCGTCAGCAAAAACGAACCAAGCACGGCCGCGAAGTCCGTGAGCAGTTGCTGCACGAGCGTCGTCAGATTCTGACCGCTTGTCAGGAAACGCCCACCTCGCTTCGCAACCGCGTGAAGATGTTGGGATCGGTTTACAGCGATTACCAACAAGCCAAACGTGAACTGAGCGAAGGCAACCTTCGTCTGGTCGTCTCGATCGCGAAAAAGTATCGCAACCGTGGCCTGTCGTTCTTGGACCTGATCCAAGAAGGCAACGCCGGTTTGATGCGAGCGGTCGACAAGTTCGAATACCGTCGTGGTTTCAAATTCTGCACCTACGCGACATGGTGGATTCGCCAAGCGATCACCCGTGCCGTTGCGGATCAAAGCCGTACGATTCGAATTCCGGTTCACATGGTGGAAACCATGAGCCGTGTTCGCAACGTGGCTCGCCAGTTGTTGCAAGAACTTGGTCGTGAACCTTCGATCGAAGAAACCGCTCGTCGGGCCGATGTTACCATCGAAGAAGCACGCCGCGTTTTGACGATGAGCCGTTTCCCAATCTCGTTGGACCGTCCCGTTGGCAACAGCGAAGACAGCCAGTTCGGCGACCTGCTGCCCGATGGCACCGCAGAGAGCCCACAGATTGGTGCGACGCAAGAAATGCTTCGTCAACGAATCACCGGCGTGCTGAAAAGCCTGTCCTACCGTGAACGCGAGATCATCAAACTGCGTTACGGTCTGGGCGACGGTTACAGCTACACGCTGGAAGAAGTCGGGCACATCTTCAAGGTGACCCGCGAACGAATTCGTCAAATCGAAGCCAAAGCGGTTCGCAAGCTGCAACAACCTAGCCGCAGCCAAGATTTGGTTGGTTTCCTAGACTGA
- a CDS encoding hybrid sensor histidine kinase/response regulator, with amino-acid sequence MWQAWYEYRIDYALFTIVFLVGHAYILSRVRRAMPPASPSPPDSSDASETIGAGLRAKLSFCILLLLLIGGFIAVEVADRIQRSRLRQQVFGIAPTYAAELQQLGHAEINEGTAPDDPNYLQMINAQKRWLSVNPQVSDIYTMRRLADEELADHSRSEDENGHPFKIIVDSETDYSGDGIIEGNRESRTEIGEIFNDSSVEQIEQSFLGATTFANQPSQDRWGIWVSAYAPMFDSDGNVEALVGVDFPAENYVNSIVLARLGSMGVVSMIITLFLGAVASIGMLKAGILAQQRSSAQLEDQRDLATRAASQARQAAVIKNQFLANMSHEIRTPMHGILGTTELMTRSSLDEKQRHYMHMIQTSATGLLTVLNDILDFSKVDSGQMTLESVPFELKDLLSQTMHAVVNLKNEKVDLQFQPPVGVPEVIIGDPTRLRQVLINLVGNALKFTERGRVTVTVENDSQDATILDTSDSKGSRIVFTITDTGIGMTEQQQANIFEAFTQGDSTTTRRFGGTGLGLSISSQLVELMGGLLQVSSVPDEGSSFRFDIPLRTTNGLASYDIEKTQPREASTDSFGHCEQPRELLLVEDGVINRTVAETMLRSRGHHVTSVSNARDAIEQLRLHWFDLVLMDVQMPEIDGLTATQIIRNDLPSPACEVPVVALTAHAMKEDRQRCLDAGMNDCLTKPYPPELLFETIESFEAHGSNDQDDLVCSPRQTIETRSTGVDHASSLPLDRKIILHNVGGDPQVLAMLAQTIADELPPQLEQLRKAIETGKSDQIARAAHTLKGTASAIGATRAREIADRMETISSGETSKEEMSQFIDNEMKALVSAFDLAQTELKNFLRSSSGNDNPGNDTP; translated from the coding sequence ATGTGGCAAGCGTGGTACGAATACAGAATCGACTACGCTTTGTTCACCATCGTGTTCTTGGTAGGCCATGCCTACATCCTCTCTCGCGTGCGCCGCGCCATGCCGCCGGCCTCGCCATCGCCCCCGGATTCATCCGACGCTTCGGAGACCATCGGAGCCGGTCTGCGAGCGAAGTTGTCGTTCTGCATCCTTTTGCTGTTGCTGATCGGTGGGTTCATCGCGGTGGAAGTCGCTGACCGAATCCAGCGTTCCCGATTGCGGCAACAAGTGTTCGGCATTGCGCCAACTTACGCTGCCGAATTGCAGCAACTTGGTCACGCGGAAATCAACGAAGGCACCGCGCCGGACGATCCGAACTACCTTCAAATGATCAACGCACAAAAACGTTGGTTGTCGGTCAACCCGCAAGTCTCAGATATCTACACCATGCGGCGGCTCGCCGATGAAGAATTGGCGGATCATTCGCGGTCAGAAGACGAAAATGGTCACCCATTCAAAATCATCGTCGACTCTGAAACAGATTACAGCGGCGATGGAATCATCGAAGGCAACCGTGAAAGTCGCACTGAGATTGGAGAGATTTTCAACGACAGCAGTGTCGAACAAATCGAGCAGTCCTTCCTTGGGGCAACCACTTTCGCCAATCAACCCAGCCAAGACCGATGGGGTATATGGGTTTCTGCCTACGCGCCCATGTTTGATTCCGACGGGAATGTCGAAGCATTGGTTGGAGTCGATTTCCCAGCGGAGAACTATGTCAATTCGATTGTCCTGGCACGGCTAGGCTCCATGGGCGTAGTCTCAATGATCATCACATTGTTCCTAGGTGCCGTCGCCAGCATCGGCATGTTGAAAGCTGGCATCCTGGCTCAGCAACGCAGCAGCGCGCAGCTTGAAGACCAACGCGATTTGGCCACGCGTGCCGCCTCGCAGGCTCGACAAGCGGCCGTCATCAAGAACCAGTTCTTGGCCAACATGAGCCATGAAATCCGGACCCCGATGCACGGAATCCTGGGCACCACCGAGCTGATGACCCGCAGTTCGCTCGATGAGAAACAACGCCACTACATGCACATGATTCAGACATCGGCGACGGGTCTGCTCACCGTCCTGAACGATATCCTCGACTTCTCCAAGGTCGATTCCGGTCAGATGACTTTGGAATCAGTCCCGTTCGAATTGAAAGACCTTCTCAGTCAAACCATGCACGCGGTTGTAAATCTCAAGAATGAGAAAGTCGACCTCCAATTCCAGCCACCCGTTGGCGTGCCCGAGGTCATCATCGGTGATCCCACGCGACTTCGCCAAGTCCTGATCAATCTCGTCGGAAACGCCCTGAAATTCACCGAGCGCGGCCGGGTCACGGTCACCGTCGAAAACGACTCACAAGACGCAACGATCTTGGACACGTCAGACTCAAAAGGTTCACGCATTGTCTTCACGATCACCGACACCGGTATCGGGATGACAGAACAACAACAAGCCAACATCTTCGAAGCGTTCACCCAAGGAGACTCAACCACAACACGTCGTTTCGGCGGTACCGGCCTGGGCTTGTCCATCAGTTCCCAACTGGTCGAATTGATGGGTGGCCTGCTTCAAGTCAGCAGTGTCCCAGATGAAGGCAGCAGCTTTCGCTTTGACATTCCATTGCGGACGACCAATGGATTGGCATCCTACGACATTGAGAAAACTCAACCTCGCGAAGCTTCGACCGACTCTTTCGGCCACTGCGAACAACCGCGTGAGCTATTGCTGGTTGAGGATGGAGTCATCAACCGCACCGTCGCAGAAACGATGTTGCGATCACGTGGACACCATGTGACCTCCGTTTCCAACGCGAGAGACGCGATCGAGCAGCTGCGATTGCATTGGTTTGACTTGGTTCTCATGGACGTGCAGATGCCAGAGATCGATGGTTTGACCGCCACCCAAATCATTCGCAACGATCTGCCGTCGCCCGCCTGCGAGGTTCCGGTCGTTGCGTTGACCGCACACGCCATGAAAGAAGACCGTCAGCGTTGTTTGGACGCGGGGATGAATGATTGCCTGACCAAGCCCTATCCGCCTGAACTGTTGTTTGAAACGATCGAATCTTTCGAGGCCCATGGATCCAACGATCAAGATGACCTGGTTTGTTCGCCTCGCCAAACAATCGAGACGCGTTCCACCGGTGTCGACCATGCATCGTCGCTACCACTGGATCGCAAGATCATTCTCCACAACGTTGGTGGTGACCCGCAGGTGCTCGCAATGCTGGCCCAAACCATCGCCGATGAGTTACCGCCACAATTGGAGCAACTCCGTAAAGCAATCGAAACAGGCAAATCAGATCAAATCGCTCGGGCTGCACATACTTTGAAAGGAACCGCGTCGGCGATCGGAGCCACCCGGGCGAGAGAAATCGCTGACAGGATGGAAACCATTTCTTCTGGGGAAACGTCTAAAGAAGAGATGTCACAATTTATCGACAATGAAATGAAAGCACTCGTCAGTGCCTTCGATTTGGCTCAAACTGAACTCAAGAATTTTTTGCGTTCTTCTTCCGGAAACGACAACCCCGGAAACGACACACCATGA
- a CDS encoding class I SAM-dependent methyltransferase has product MEVLEESIYDHPKYYDLVFGADIAAETQFILDCADSFLTRKPKLFFEPACGTGRLMASLNRKGYATCGLDLNEKAVKFCNQRLERAGFKPTAIVADMCDFSPADFRSALGKAKTSKAEGPACVAFNTINSFRHVNSEAAARGHLRSMASMVRRGGIYLLGVHLTPTKVPPSETESWSARRGNLAINTHMWTINRDKNKRMERFGIRFDVHTPSRSFRINDELHLRSYTPAQMNRLIAADGQWECLATYDFAYDMDDPIQVDASTEDVVYVLQNKG; this is encoded by the coding sequence ATGGAAGTCCTCGAAGAATCAATCTACGACCATCCCAAGTACTACGACTTGGTCTTTGGAGCTGACATTGCCGCGGAGACGCAGTTCATCTTGGACTGCGCTGATTCGTTCTTAACACGCAAACCCAAGTTGTTCTTCGAACCGGCGTGCGGAACGGGCCGTTTGATGGCCTCGCTGAACCGAAAGGGTTATGCGACCTGCGGATTGGACCTGAACGAAAAGGCCGTCAAGTTCTGCAACCAGCGTTTGGAACGCGCCGGTTTCAAACCGACCGCGATTGTGGCGGACATGTGCGACTTCTCACCCGCTGACTTCCGATCCGCACTCGGCAAAGCCAAGACGTCCAAAGCGGAAGGGCCAGCCTGCGTCGCGTTCAACACGATCAACAGTTTCCGGCACGTCAATTCCGAAGCCGCCGCTCGCGGGCATTTGCGAAGCATGGCATCGATGGTTCGCCGTGGCGGGATCTACTTACTCGGTGTGCACCTGACGCCAACAAAGGTGCCGCCCAGCGAAACGGAGTCATGGTCGGCTCGTCGTGGCAACTTGGCGATCAACACGCACATGTGGACGATCAACCGAGACAAGAACAAACGGATGGAACGTTTCGGAATTCGTTTTGACGTGCACACTCCGAGTCGAAGTTTCCGCATCAACGATGAGCTTCACTTGCGAAGTTACACGCCCGCACAAATGAATCGGCTGATCGCCGCCGACGGTCAGTGGGAGTGCCTTGCGACTTACGACTTCGCCTACGACATGGACGATCCGATCCAGGTGGACGCGTCAACGGAAGACGTCGTTTACGTGCTCCAGAACAAAGGCTGA